From the Calonectris borealis chromosome 4, bCalBor7.hap1.2, whole genome shotgun sequence genome, one window contains:
- the RASSF6 gene encoding ras association domain-containing protein 6, translating to MKKVTMKAQHLPSVSINEEKFITREQLSSLLKTYNSYYSDQENLQLSHNQREGSKPFLEGILSIFWGVRHPIRLKIQDEKQIPSFVTLKSTENVALFPSKRGMTRWGEFDDLHHISGETLKSTEENPNLEKSYSCYESRTLKSTSEQEHDCATLPRAVSNAAAVRKRAKLPTIARTEVETHRFSINGHFYNYETSVFTPAFGSETKIRINSQMRTRQVIEQLLRKFKIENSPHEFALYIIHASGEKKQLRSGDVPLLHRLLQGPSEKIAKFFLMDRDVEEISSDVAQYIPFHLPFLESILHRINEEEKQEIQQTIARYLKEKRMICQHLHSRTVKKTETTV from the exons ATGAAGAAAGTGACTATGAAAGCACAGCATCTACCTTCTGTTTCTATCAATGAGGAGAAGTTCATAACCAg GGAGCAGCTCAGTTCACTTCTGAAAACTTATAACTCCTACTATTCTGATCAAGAAAATCTGCAACTGTCACATAATCAG cgaGAAGGAAGCAAACCATTTCTTGAAGGAATCTTGTCAATATTTTGGGGAGTCCGACATCCTATCCGATTAAAAATTCAGGATGAGAAGCAGATACCCTCTTTTGTAACCCTGAAGTCAACAGAGAACGTGGCTTTGTTCCCTAGTAAAAG GGGGATGACACGCTGGGGAGAATTTGATGATCTACATCATATTAGCGGGGAGACATTGAAATCTACTGAAGAAAATCCAAACCTTGAGAAAA GTTATTCGTGTTATGAAAGCCGCACTCTGAAGTCCACGAGCGAGCAGGAACACGATTGTGCTACCCTGCCCAGGGCCGTCAGCAATGCGGCGGCTGTGCGGAAGAGGGCCAAGTTGCCCACAATAGCGAGGACAGAAGTGGAAACTCACAGGTTTTCAATTAATGGCCACTTCTACAACTATGAG ACGTCAGTTTTTACTCCAGCTTTTGGATCAGAAACCAAAATAAGAATAAACAGCCAGATGAGAACAAGACAAGTAATAGAACAATTGCTTCGAAAGTTTAAG ATAGAAAACAGCCCACATGAATTTGCACTTTACATTATCCATGCGTCCGGAG aaaagaagcagctgaggagTGGAGACGTTCCCTTACTGCACAGACTCTTGCAGGGGCCCTCGGAGAAGATTGCCAAGTTTTTCCTCATGGACAGGGATGTGGAAGAGATTAGCAGTGAT GTTGCTCAGTATATTCCATTTCACCTTCCCTTTTTGGAGTCAATTCTGCACAgaataaatgaagaagaaaaacaggagaTTCAACAGACAATTGCAAG GTACCTAAAAGAGAAGCGTATGATATGCCAGCACCTTCATAGTCGAACCGTTAAAAAAACAGAGACTACTGTTTGA